A region of Solibacillus isronensis DNA encodes the following proteins:
- the accB gene encoding acetyl-CoA carboxylase biotin carboxyl carrier protein, protein MFKVQEIREIIKLVDASSIDEFVYEADGAKVKLKKNNGVTEVAAPKKVQEAAPVAAAPAAPAPVQVEAAPAPAPKAEAPATPVENTADLHKITSPMVGTFYQSPNPESPAYVKVGDKVGEESIVCIVEAMKLFNEIEAEIKGEIVEILVQDGQLVEYGQPLFLVKAE, encoded by the coding sequence ATGTTCAAAGTTCAAGAAATCCGAGAAATTATTAAATTAGTAGATGCTTCATCAATCGACGAGTTTGTATATGAAGCGGACGGCGCAAAGGTTAAACTAAAGAAAAACAACGGTGTTACAGAAGTAGCAGCTCCTAAAAAAGTACAAGAAGCAGCACCGGTTGCAGCAGCACCAGCAGCACCTGCTCCAGTACAAGTGGAAGCGGCACCTGCACCAGCTCCAAAAGCAGAAGCACCAGCAACACCAGTAGAAAACACGGCTGATTTACATAAAATCACGTCTCCAATGGTTGGAACATTCTATCAGTCTCCAAACCCGGAATCACCAGCATATGTAAAAGTAGGCGATAAAGTAGGCGAAGAGTCAATCGTATGTATCGTAGAAGCGATGAAATTATTCAACGAAATCGAAGCTGAAATTAAAGGTGAAATCGTAGAGATCTTAGTTCAAGATGGCCAATTAGTAGAATACGGTCAACCATTATTTTTAGTAAAAGCTGAATAA
- a CDS encoding pyruvate formate-lyase: MIALFASIIYLVLFLILKQTMDKLHSIIVVIAFFIFFQFVVREQLIPLWQRLAVIFNNVPYSKGLLFTALLFLLNELICQLLDQFEYEAFATLVTLSIRMTAVLYWINLLQPKFQLLIQLLERLQ; this comes from the coding sequence ATGATTGCGCTATTTGCAAGTATCATTTATTTAGTTCTGTTTTTAATTTTAAAACAGACAATGGACAAGCTGCATTCAATCATTGTCGTCATCGCTTTCTTTATTTTTTTCCAATTTGTTGTCCGAGAGCAACTCATCCCGCTTTGGCAGCGACTCGCAGTTATTTTCAATAATGTTCCATACAGTAAGGGACTGCTTTTCACGGCACTACTCTTTTTGCTGAATGAATTAATCTGTCAGCTATTAGATCAATTTGAATATGAAGCTTTTGCGACATTAGTGACGTTGTCCATTCGCATGACCGCAGTGTTATATTGGATCAATCTGCTACAACCGAAATTTCAGCTATTAATCCAATTATTAGAAAGGCTACAGTAA
- a CDS encoding M24 family metallopeptidase, with protein MKLSKLRQALIENNVEAILITNEYNRRYMTGFTGTSGVAVVSQQDAVFITDFRYTEQASEQVKEFRVVQHSGPIHEEVAKQVAAMGVKSLAFEKDAFAYGTYEVYNSAVNVDFVPVSGLIEKIRLIKTEEEINIIKVACEIADNAFTHILNFIKPGITELDVSNELEFFMRKQGATSSSFDIIVASGLRSALPHGVATNKIIETGDFVTLDFGAYYNGYISDITRTIAVGQPSEKLVEMYNAVLESQLLALEKVGPGMTGIEADAVARDYLKSKGLGEAFGHSTGHGIGLEVHEGPGLSFRSNTVLEPNMVVTIEPGVYIPGIGGVRIEDDILITKTGNEVLTHSTKELIIL; from the coding sequence ATGAAACTTAGTAAACTACGTCAAGCACTAATCGAAAACAATGTCGAAGCAATACTCATTACAAATGAATACAACCGCCGTTATATGACAGGCTTCACTGGTACGTCTGGTGTTGCAGTTGTTTCACAGCAAGATGCTGTATTTATTACAGATTTCCGCTATACAGAACAAGCATCAGAGCAAGTAAAGGAATTCCGTGTCGTTCAGCATAGCGGTCCGATTCATGAAGAAGTGGCAAAACAAGTGGCGGCAATGGGTGTAAAATCATTGGCATTCGAAAAAGATGCTTTTGCATATGGTACATATGAAGTATACAATTCGGCAGTGAATGTTGATTTCGTGCCAGTTTCAGGTTTAATTGAAAAAATTCGCTTGATTAAGACTGAAGAAGAGATTAATATTATTAAGGTTGCATGTGAAATTGCAGACAATGCATTTACACATATTTTAAATTTCATCAAGCCTGGTATTACAGAGCTTGACGTATCGAATGAATTAGAATTTTTCATGCGTAAACAAGGTGCTACAAGCTCTTCGTTTGATATTATTGTTGCAAGCGGATTACGTTCTGCATTGCCGCACGGTGTTGCGACAAACAAAATTATTGAAACGGGCGATTTTGTAACACTTGATTTTGGTGCTTACTATAATGGTTACATTTCGGACATTACACGTACAATCGCTGTAGGCCAACCATCAGAAAAGTTGGTAGAAATGTACAATGCTGTACTCGAGTCTCAGCTTCTTGCGCTTGAAAAAGTTGGTCCTGGTATGACAGGGATCGAAGCGGACGCTGTAGCACGAGATTATTTAAAATCAAAAGGCTTAGGCGAAGCGTTCGGTCACTCGACTGGTCACGGTATCGGCCTTGAAGTGCATGAAGGACCTGGGTTATCATTCCGTTCCAATACGGTGCTGGAGCCTAATATGGTTGTAACAATTGAACCGGGAGTATACATTCCTGGAATTGGTGGCGTTCGAATTGAGGACGATATTTTAATCACAAAAACGGGTAATGAAGTACTAACACATTCGACTAAAGAATTAATCATTTTATAA
- the accC gene encoding acetyl-CoA carboxylase biotin carboxylase subunit produces MKKVLIANRGEIAVRIIRACKELGIQTVAVYSEADADALHVKLADEAYCIGPKLSKDSYLSFPAVLGVAQKTGADGIHPGYGFLAENAAFAEACENAGIKFIGPSSDAIKIMGIKDVARDTMEAANVPLVPGTGIVPSIETGKEWAAKIGYPVIIKATAGGGGKGIRVARTEEELVKGIEITQKEAAAAFGNPGVYLEKFIEYFRHCEIQVLADSHGNVVHLGERDCTVQRRMQKLVEEAPSPALSEERRAEMGEAAVKAALACNYEGAGTIEFIYDYQEDRFYFMEMNTRIQVEHPVTEMITGVDLVQQQLKIASGQELPFKQEDIKINGWAIECRINAENAYKNFMPSAGTVDTYVVPGGYGVRIDSAVYAGYTIPPYYDSMVAKLIVHADTREEAIAKMNRALSEFEVAGPGINTTIPFHQALMNNDVFKSAKFNTKFLEENDILDVQAKA; encoded by the coding sequence ATGAAAAAAGTATTAATCGCAAACCGAGGCGAAATTGCAGTACGTATTATTCGTGCATGTAAAGAGCTAGGTATTCAAACGGTCGCAGTATATTCTGAAGCAGATGCGGATGCATTGCATGTAAAGCTTGCGGATGAAGCATACTGTATCGGACCAAAGTTATCGAAAGATTCGTATTTAAGTTTCCCAGCAGTTTTAGGGGTAGCACAAAAAACAGGTGCTGACGGGATCCACCCAGGTTATGGTTTCTTGGCGGAAAACGCAGCATTTGCTGAAGCTTGTGAAAACGCGGGTATTAAATTTATCGGTCCTTCTTCGGATGCGATTAAAATCATGGGGATTAAAGACGTTGCACGTGACACAATGGAAGCGGCAAACGTTCCGCTAGTTCCTGGTACAGGCATTGTGCCGAGTATCGAAACAGGTAAAGAATGGGCTGCGAAAATCGGTTACCCTGTCATCATTAAAGCAACTGCTGGTGGTGGCGGTAAAGGGATCCGTGTTGCACGCACAGAAGAAGAGCTTGTAAAAGGTATCGAAATTACTCAAAAAGAAGCAGCGGCGGCATTCGGCAACCCTGGTGTTTACTTAGAGAAATTCATCGAGTATTTCCGTCACTGCGAGATTCAAGTTTTAGCGGACAGCCATGGTAATGTTGTACACCTTGGCGAACGTGACTGTACGGTTCAACGCCGTATGCAAAAGCTTGTAGAAGAAGCGCCATCTCCGGCACTATCTGAAGAGCGCCGTGCAGAAATGGGCGAAGCAGCTGTTAAAGCAGCATTAGCTTGTAACTATGAAGGTGCTGGTACAATCGAGTTCATCTACGATTACCAGGAAGATCGTTTCTACTTCATGGAAATGAATACACGTATTCAAGTTGAGCACCCTGTAACAGAAATGATCACAGGTGTTGACTTAGTACAACAACAATTAAAAATCGCTTCTGGCCAAGAACTTCCGTTCAAGCAAGAAGACATCAAAATCAACGGTTGGGCAATTGAATGCCGTATTAACGCTGAAAATGCATACAAAAACTTCATGCCTTCAGCAGGTACGGTAGATACGTATGTAGTACCAGGTGGATATGGTGTACGTATCGATTCTGCAGTTTATGCAGGTTATACGATCCCACCATACTACGATTCAATGGTCGCAAAACTGATCGTTCATGCTGACACTCGTGAAGAAGCAATCGCGAAAATGAACCGCGCGTTATCAGAATTTGAAGTAGCTGGACCTGGAATTAACACTACAATTCCATTCCACCAAGCTTTAATGAACAACGACGTATTCAAATCAGCGAAATTCAACACGAAGTTCCTTGAAGAGAATGATATTTTAGATGTGCAAGCAAAAGCATAA
- a CDS encoding NCS2 family permease: MFQLKENGTTVKRELFAGLTTFLTMAYVIIVNPIILSGAGVPVDQVFMATIIAAVIGTGWMALCANYPIAVAPGMGLNAYFTYTVVLASNGEITYTTAFSAVFVAGIIFIIISLTPFREKLITAIPENLKLAITAGIGLFIAFIGLRMSGIVVADESNLVKFGNISEPAPLLTFIGLFITVALMARKVNGAIFIGMIVTAIIAMFTGQLTIDKVVALPHLPEGLIVFNPITAISEVIEYGLYGVIFSFILVTLFDTTGTLIGVSKQAGLLKDGKLPRARKALVSDSLATTAGAMFGTSPSTAYLESGSGVAVGGRTGLTALTVAVLFIIASFFGPLVGSLSGVAAITSPALIIVGSLMIGVVKNMNWDEIEESFPAFLVILSMPLTSSISTGIALGFISYPLIMLVKGRGREVHPLVYIFAVLFILQLIYLPH; encoded by the coding sequence ATGTTTCAGTTAAAAGAAAATGGGACAACAGTTAAGCGTGAATTATTTGCGGGTTTAACGACATTTTTAACGATGGCATATGTCATCATTGTTAACCCGATTATTTTATCAGGTGCTGGAGTTCCGGTTGATCAAGTATTTATGGCTACAATTATCGCAGCAGTTATCGGAACTGGCTGGATGGCGCTTTGTGCGAACTATCCGATTGCCGTCGCTCCGGGTATGGGATTAAACGCGTATTTTACTTATACTGTTGTATTAGCTTCAAATGGAGAGATTACGTATACTACTGCCTTTTCAGCAGTATTTGTTGCAGGTATTATATTTATTATTATTAGTTTAACGCCATTCCGTGAAAAGCTGATTACAGCCATTCCGGAAAACTTAAAATTGGCGATTACTGCGGGGATCGGGTTATTTATCGCGTTTATCGGGTTGCGTATGTCCGGTATTGTCGTAGCTGATGAATCGAATTTAGTGAAGTTTGGTAATATCTCAGAGCCGGCACCGTTATTGACGTTTATCGGGTTGTTCATTACAGTCGCATTAATGGCACGTAAGGTGAACGGGGCAATTTTTATCGGTATGATTGTGACTGCGATCATTGCGATGTTTACAGGTCAGCTTACAATCGATAAAGTAGTGGCGCTTCCGCATTTACCAGAAGGGTTGATCGTATTCAATCCAATCACTGCGATTTCTGAAGTGATAGAATACGGTCTTTACGGTGTTATTTTTTCATTCATTTTAGTTACTTTATTTGATACAACTGGGACGTTAATCGGTGTATCAAAGCAGGCAGGATTATTGAAGGACGGAAAACTGCCGCGTGCACGTAAAGCACTTGTTTCCGATTCACTTGCAACAACTGCGGGTGCGATGTTCGGGACAAGCCCATCAACAGCATATTTGGAATCAGGTTCTGGTGTTGCAGTTGGCGGACGTACAGGTTTAACAGCATTAACGGTTGCCGTACTGTTCATCATTGCTTCATTTTTCGGACCGCTTGTCGGATCATTATCAGGTGTTGCTGCTATTACTTCTCCTGCATTAATTATCGTTGGTAGTTTAATGATCGGTGTCGTAAAAAATATGAATTGGGATGAAATTGAAGAATCGTTCCCGGCATTTTTAGTTATTTTATCAATGCCGCTTACATCAAGTATTTCTACAGGGATCGCACTAGGTTTTATTAGCTATCCATTAATTATGCTTGTAAAAGGACGCGGACGCGAAGTACATCCGCTTGTATATATTTTCGCCGTTCTGTTTATTTTACAGTTAATCTATTTACCACATTAA
- the efp gene encoding elongation factor P, with product MISVNDFRTGLTIIVDGNLFRVLEFQHVKPGKGAAFVRSKLRNLRNGNVTEKTFRAGEKVEKAMIENRKMQYLYAQGDEHVFMDLESYDQTTLAAAQIEDELYYLLENMEVHIQTYSGEMLGLELPNTVTLEVAETEPGIKGDTASGGSKPAKMETGLMVNVPFFVNQGDKLIINTTEGTYVSRA from the coding sequence ATGATCTCAGTAAACGATTTCCGTACAGGTTTAACAATTATCGTTGACGGTAACTTATTCCGCGTACTAGAATTCCAACACGTAAAACCAGGTAAAGGTGCTGCATTCGTACGTTCTAAATTACGTAACCTACGTAACGGCAACGTAACAGAAAAAACTTTCCGTGCTGGTGAAAAAGTAGAAAAAGCAATGATCGAAAACCGCAAAATGCAATATTTATATGCACAAGGTGATGAGCACGTATTCATGGACTTAGAGTCATATGACCAAACAACATTAGCTGCTGCTCAAATCGAAGACGAACTTTACTACTTATTAGAGAACATGGAAGTTCATATCCAAACATATTCAGGTGAAATGTTAGGTCTTGAATTACCAAACACAGTAACTTTAGAAGTTGCTGAAACAGAGCCAGGTATTAAAGGCGATACAGCTTCAGGCGGTTCAAAACCAGCTAAAATGGAAACTGGATTAATGGTAAACGTACCATTCTTCGTTAACCAAGGCGACAAATTAATCATCAACACAACTGAAGGTACTTACGTTTCACGCGCATAA
- a CDS encoding SpoIIIAH-like family protein: MKVKKRTVWFLTVVSLAAVISVFYIFEDNTPNILTIFSDETIDETDILGVNQNLTQPVNSESDLFQEVRLELANKRSQQKEQLTQKIAADEFTAEEKNEAFNEMDELIKLESSEAMLEMLIKSIGYSDALVRIEGDKVAVRVMSDEVSEKLADEILYVVRSEFKDYVNVSVEFEPFN, translated from the coding sequence GTGAAAGTGAAAAAGCGAACAGTATGGTTCTTAACAGTAGTAAGTTTAGCTGCGGTAATTTCTGTATTTTATATTTTCGAAGACAATACGCCGAATATTTTAACGATCTTCTCTGATGAAACGATTGATGAAACAGATATTTTAGGGGTTAATCAAAACTTGACACAACCAGTTAACTCAGAAAGCGACTTATTCCAAGAAGTACGTTTAGAGTTAGCAAACAAACGCAGCCAGCAAAAAGAGCAGTTGACACAAAAGATTGCTGCTGATGAATTTACAGCAGAAGAAAAGAACGAGGCATTCAATGAAATGGATGAACTGATCAAATTAGAATCTTCGGAAGCGATGCTGGAAATGCTTATTAAATCAATCGGCTATTCAGATGCCCTTGTCCGTATTGAAGGAGATAAAGTGGCTGTACGAGTTATGTCAGATGAAGTATCTGAGAAATTGGCAGACGAAATTTTATACGTTGTGCGCTCTGAGTTTAAGGATTACGTAAATGTTAGTGTAGAATTCGAACCTTTTAATTAA
- the ltrA gene encoding group II intron reverse transcriptase/maturase, producing the protein MMLNQILERQNMIQALKRVEANKGSHGVDMMPVQTLRQHILENWDTIKSKILDGTYEPQPVRRVEIPKPDGGVRLLGIPTVTDRLIQQAISQILSKEYDQTFSDHSYGFRPNRSAHDAIRKAKSYLKEGHRWVVDMDLEKFFDKVNHDRLMATLAKRISDKPLLKLIRKYLQAGVMINGVVSSTEEGTPQGGPLSPLLSNIVLDELDKELEKRGLKFVRYADDCNIYVRTERAGLRVMKNVQRFIEGKLRLKVNEKKSAVDRPWKRKFLGFSFTFHKEPKVRIAKSSLVRMKKKIREITSRKMPYSMEYRIEKLNQYLIGWCGYFALADTHSIFKTLDSWIKRRLRMCLWKNWKKPRTRVRNLIRLKVPYGKAYEWGNTRKGYWRISNSPILHRTLGNSYWESQGLKSLQVRYETLRYSS; encoded by the coding sequence GTGATGTTGAATCAAATTTTGGAACGGCAAAACATGATACAAGCATTAAAGCGAGTTGAAGCGAATAAAGGGAGCCATGGAGTAGATATGATGCCCGTACAAACCTTACGACAGCACATCCTCGAAAATTGGGATACCATTAAATCGAAGATTTTGGATGGAACCTATGAACCGCAACCAGTACGTCGAGTCGAAATCCCGAAACCAGACGGTGGCGTGCGTTTATTAGGGATTCCAACCGTAACAGACCGTTTGATTCAACAAGCCATCTCGCAGATTTTATCAAAGGAATATGACCAAACATTCTCGGATCATAGCTATGGGTTTCGCCCAAATCGAAGCGCTCATGACGCTATCCGAAAAGCGAAAAGCTATCTAAAAGAGGGACACCGATGGGTCGTTGATATGGACTTAGAGAAATTCTTTGACAAGGTCAACCATGACCGTTTAATGGCAACATTAGCGAAACGAATTTCAGATAAACCATTATTAAAACTTATTCGCAAATATCTCCAAGCCGGTGTCATGATAAATGGAGTAGTTTCAAGTACAGAAGAAGGAACACCACAAGGTGGCCCTTTAAGTCCATTACTTTCAAACATTGTGTTAGATGAATTAGATAAAGAATTAGAGAAACGTGGACTTAAATTTGTTCGATACGCAGATGATTGCAATATTTATGTGAGAACAGAACGTGCAGGATTACGAGTAATGAAGAACGTACAACGATTTATCGAAGGAAAACTTCGTTTAAAAGTTAATGAAAAGAAATCAGCCGTAGACCGCCCATGGAAACGCAAATTCTTAGGGTTTAGTTTCACATTTCATAAAGAACCTAAGGTTCGCATTGCGAAATCAAGTCTCGTCCGAATGAAGAAGAAAATACGAGAAATTACCTCACGTAAGATGCCATATTCCATGGAATACCGAATCGAAAAGTTAAACCAATATTTAATAGGATGGTGTGGATATTTTGCTTTAGCGGATACACACTCTATCTTTAAAACATTAGATAGTTGGATAAAACGAAGACTACGTATGTGTCTGTGGAAGAATTGGAAGAAACCTCGAACAAGAGTCAGAAATCTCATTCGCCTAAAAGTACCTTATGGGAAAGCATATGAATGGGGAAATACCCGAAAAGGGTACTGGCGCATTTCAAATAGCCCCATATTACACAGAACCCTCGGCAATTCCTATTGGGAGAGCCAAGGGCTGAAAAGTCTGCAAGTTCGTTATGAAACTTTACGTTATTCATCTTAG
- a CDS encoding SH3 domain-containing protein: protein MKKIFKPLLGAIAIGAITLSINNDHNVFAKDIATACDYDTASKVNPNYVTTNCLLTETALNYNVPPEIVKAIAEGESGNWRHFDNNGQAIVTADNGIGLMQITNQAGYDEARLKSDLVYNIESGVKILDKMFDRSDLPKINGGNRDDLESWYFAIMAYNGTKPVNSPIEQSTGVRNAKAYQEKILGFVEKYELIDLQELPFTSEDFQYDSNSRDNIKFLEMNYNFDLPLTKSKYSFKVGQKVSATTNPSFRSRPTADNTTKLGTLTKGEVVTITGPFVYDEAATKKNHFVWYPVKRSDGSEGYVASSYLDYVDSTATPEPTTPSVTPVEPNKDYSQYFKKFADFQDLWWAESMIWAIDKGYIQGDSTIRNAKTNKLETHLLPNKHLTEAHFLTIFFRYAEKDALANVKSTSSWGRSGVYNLAKKYNMPVLASEKTKASRDLAEKGIRRGKLAQLMVSYYYGKTVSEDTAIQFFIKNELTTQSIKEFRPNDILTRAHISAFIQRYDSFVQKQK, encoded by the coding sequence ATGAAAAAAATATTCAAACCATTGTTAGGCGCAATTGCCATTGGTGCGATCACTCTATCTATTAATAATGATCACAACGTATTCGCGAAAGATATAGCAACTGCATGTGACTATGATACGGCATCAAAGGTAAACCCGAATTACGTAACAACAAACTGCTTATTAACTGAAACAGCACTGAATTATAATGTCCCGCCTGAAATTGTGAAAGCAATAGCGGAAGGTGAAAGCGGAAATTGGCGTCATTTCGATAACAACGGCCAAGCAATTGTAACTGCTGATAATGGAATTGGCTTAATGCAAATTACAAACCAGGCAGGCTATGATGAAGCAAGACTGAAAAGCGACCTTGTCTATAATATTGAATCAGGTGTAAAAATTCTTGATAAAATGTTTGATCGATCGGATTTGCCTAAAATCAATGGTGGTAACAGAGATGACCTGGAATCTTGGTACTTCGCGATTATGGCTTATAATGGTACGAAGCCAGTAAATAGTCCGATTGAGCAATCAACTGGTGTAAGAAATGCAAAAGCATATCAGGAAAAGATTCTTGGGTTTGTTGAGAAATATGAATTAATCGACTTACAAGAGCTGCCTTTTACAAGCGAAGATTTCCAATATGACTCTAACAGCAGAGATAATATTAAGTTTTTAGAGATGAACTATAACTTTGATTTACCGTTAACAAAATCAAAGTATTCTTTTAAAGTAGGTCAAAAAGTAAGTGCTACAACGAATCCTTCATTTAGATCTAGACCTACAGCAGATAATACGACTAAGCTAGGTACTTTAACTAAAGGTGAAGTAGTTACGATTACTGGGCCATTTGTATACGATGAAGCAGCAACGAAGAAAAACCATTTTGTCTGGTATCCGGTGAAAAGAAGTGACGGGTCAGAGGGGTATGTAGCATCTAGTTATCTAGACTACGTAGATTCAACAGCGACACCTGAGCCAACAACACCTTCTGTAACACCAGTAGAGCCTAACAAGGATTATTCACAGTACTTTAAGAAATTTGCTGACTTCCAAGATTTATGGTGGGCAGAAAGTATGATCTGGGCAATTGACAAAGGTTACATTCAAGGTGACAGCACAATTCGAAATGCAAAAACAAACAAATTAGAAACACATTTACTACCGAACAAACACTTAACAGAAGCGCACTTCCTGACTATCTTCTTCCGTTATGCGGAAAAAGATGCTTTAGCGAATGTAAAGAGCACATCATCTTGGGGCAGAAGCGGCGTGTACAACTTGGCGAAAAAGTATAATATGCCGGTACTGGCAAGCGAAAAAACAAAAGCCTCAAGAGATTTAGCAGAGAAAGGTATTAGACGCGGGAAATTGGCACAGTTGATGGTTTCTTATTACTATGGGAAAACAGTAAGCGAAGACACAGCAATTCAATTTTTCATCAAGAATGAGCTTACTACACAATCAATCAAAGAATTTAGACCTAACGATATTTTAACGCGTGCGCACATATCGGCATTTATACAGCGCTATGATTCATTTGTACAAAAGCAAAAATAA
- a CDS encoding NAD(P)H-dependent flavin oxidoreductase: MMAKLSIDKPIVQAPMAGITTPEFVAACCETGVLGSIGAGYLNGAETKQFIQGVKALTAKPFSVNLFVPELPKTNPQLLQDAREALQPICDELNINIPAAIPTSDVFRDQVQAILEEDVMIVSFTFGLPDNETLSTLKQKGVYLIGTATSVEEAIAVEYAGLDAVVVQGKEAGGHRGSFIEPMELHSTAELLKAAKENISIPVIAAGGIMTKLQVTDMLALGASYVQIGTALLTTTECAAPKLHKEAILTSGQHATTLTKGFTGKYARGLKNKFTEQLKEATTAPYPVQHYLTQPIRKESARQNNREYMSLWMGENSYLAKEASVKDIIETLLP, from the coding sequence ATGATGGCAAAATTATCAATTGATAAACCGATTGTACAGGCACCAATGGCAGGCATTACAACCCCTGAATTTGTAGCAGCATGCTGTGAGACAGGTGTATTAGGTTCGATTGGTGCAGGGTATTTGAACGGCGCAGAAACGAAGCAATTTATACAGGGAGTAAAAGCATTAACCGCAAAACCTTTTAGCGTGAATCTGTTTGTTCCGGAACTGCCGAAAACAAATCCTCAATTACTACAAGATGCACGAGAAGCATTACAGCCTATCTGTGATGAGTTGAACATCAATATCCCGGCAGCTATTCCAACATCCGATGTTTTTCGAGACCAAGTACAGGCGATTCTTGAAGAAGACGTAATGATCGTCTCCTTCACATTTGGTTTACCTGATAACGAAACATTATCAACACTTAAACAAAAGGGCGTATACTTGATCGGCACAGCAACTTCAGTGGAAGAAGCGATTGCAGTTGAATATGCTGGGCTTGATGCAGTCGTTGTCCAAGGAAAAGAAGCTGGCGGACACCGGGGGTCATTTATTGAACCAATGGAACTTCATTCAACGGCTGAACTGCTGAAAGCTGCAAAAGAAAATATTTCAATCCCTGTCATTGCAGCAGGAGGAATTATGACAAAATTACAAGTTACTGACATGCTTGCATTAGGGGCATCGTATGTGCAAATCGGTACGGCATTATTGACGACAACTGAATGTGCGGCACCTAAACTACATAAAGAGGCGATTTTAACTTCCGGTCAACATGCGACGACATTGACAAAAGGCTTTACCGGCAAATATGCGCGCGGGTTGAAAAATAAATTTACCGAGCAATTAAAAGAAGCGACTACTGCTCCATATCCGGTACAACATTATTTGACGCAACCGATCCGAAAAGAAAGTGCCCGCCAAAACAACCGTGAATATATGTCTCTTTGGATGGGGGAAAATAGCTATTTAGCTAAAGAAGCATCCGTTAAAGATATTATCGAAACTCTCTTACCATAA
- a CDS encoding stage III sporulation protein AE gives MQTIYSIFTEPIQSLLFSLLLVAIYILMYLLLLALVPNETVLIEQLFIILFIVVFAQNVVDAFVVLYELIAILQNFFMAILPIMSFMLLTIQTVFTAIAWNPIIILFVQVILFVSTHVTIPALVLALVFDVCTKIYPAISFSKAADLIRSSILSVMIASVVALTSILTLSGIAFIQLNDALKSPIKKLIEQNIPLIGSLIVEGLSFFQKTQSTVSTFVGLSFLTIIWGAAFYPATVLLLHALLFKIIGAIIEPFTNMRMSGLFDDVGKTMFVLCAVAFLLGFAIMFIVLLFIFFMQMSMGGKT, from the coding sequence ATGCAGACAATTTATTCGATTTTTACAGAACCCATTCAATCTTTATTGTTTTCCTTGCTGCTTGTAGCGATTTATATTTTGATGTATTTACTGCTACTTGCTTTAGTACCGAATGAAACCGTGTTAATTGAACAGTTATTTATCATTTTGTTTATCGTAGTATTTGCGCAAAATGTCGTCGATGCCTTTGTTGTGTTGTATGAGCTCATTGCCATACTTCAAAATTTCTTTATGGCTATTTTGCCGATCATGTCATTTATGCTGTTGACGATTCAAACCGTGTTTACGGCGATCGCATGGAATCCGATTATCATCCTATTTGTCCAAGTTATTTTATTTGTCAGTACACACGTAACCATACCTGCTCTTGTCCTCGCATTAGTATTTGATGTATGCACAAAAATATATCCGGCCATTTCCTTTTCAAAAGCTGCAGATCTTATACGTTCCTCCATATTAAGCGTCATGATTGCGTCGGTTGTAGCATTGACTTCGATTTTGACGCTTTCCGGTATCGCCTTTATCCAGCTGAATGATGCATTGAAATCTCCTATCAAAAAATTAATCGAGCAAAATATTCCGTTAATCGGTAGTTTGATTGTTGAGGGACTGTCTTTTTTCCAAAAAACCCAATCAACCGTTTCGACTTTTGTCGGACTGTCCTTTTTAACAATTATTTGGGGTGCGGCTTTTTATCCTGCGACAGTGCTTTTGCTGCACGCACTGCTGTTTAAAATTATCGGCGCCATTATAGAACCGTTTACAAATATGCGTATGAGCGGTCTGTTTGATGATGTCGGAAAGACGATGTTTGTATTATGTGCAGTTGCTTTTTTGCTTGGCTTCGCAATTATGTTTATCGTACTGTTATTTATTTTCTTTATGCAGATGTCCATGGGGGGAAAAACGTGA